GAACGAGTACGCCGACATGTCTTTTCCGTAACCACTGGCCTTGTAGCCGCCGTGCGGCATCTCACTGATGATCGGGATGTGGTCGTTCACCCAGACACAGCCGGCCTTGATCTCGCGGGTGGCGCGCCCCGTGCGGTACACGTCGCGGCTCCAGACGGATGCGGCGAGGCCGTACGGGGTGTCGTTGGCGAGCCGGATGCCCTCGTCGTCGGAGTCGAAGGGCAGGACGACCAGGACGGGGCCGAAGATCTCCGACTGGACGATCTCGCTGTCCTGGGCGGCGTCCACGACGAGGGTGGGACGGTAGTACGCGCCGTCGGCGAGATCGGCACCGTCCGGGGCGGAGCCGCCGGTGACGACGCGGGCGTAGCCGCGGGCCCGGTCGACGATGCCGGCGACGCGGTCGCGGTGCGCGTGCGAGATCAGCGGCCCCATGTCGGTCGACGGGGCGAACGGGTCGCCGAGGCGCACCGTCTCCATCAGCGCCGCGACGGCGCTCACGAACGCGTCGTAGAGCGGACGCTGAACGTACGCGCGGGTGGCGGCCGTACAGTCCTGCCCCGTGTTGATGAGCGAGCCCGCGACGGCGCCCTGGACGGCGGCCTCCAGGTCGGCGTCGTCGAAGACCAGGAACGGGGCCTTGCCGCCGAGTTCCAGATGCAGGCGTTTGACGGTGGCCGTGGCGATCTCGGCGACGCGCTTGCCGACGGCGGTGGATCCGGTGAAAGACGTCATGACGACGTCGGGGTGGCCCACCAGGCGCTCGCCCGCGTCGGCGCCCGCCCCGTTGACGATGTTGATCACACCGTCGGGGATGCCGGCCTCCTGCGCCGCCTGGGCGAACATCAGCGAGGTGAACGGCGTCAGTTCGGACGGCTTCAGCACGATCGTGTTGCCCGCCGCGACAGCCGGGAGGATCTTCCAGGCGGCCATCTGGAGCGGGTAGTTCCAGGGGGCGATGGAGCCGACCACTCCGATCGGTTCGCGGCGTACGTAGGAGGTGTGGTCGCCGCTGTACTCACCCGCGGACGCGCCCTCCAGATGACGAGCGGCGCCCGCGAAGAAGGCGGCGTTGTCGACGGTCCCCGGTACGTCGAATTCCGTGGACAGCTTGATCGGCTTTCCGCACTGGAGCGACTCGGCCTCCGCGAATTCCGTGGCCCGCTCGGCGAGTACGGCGGCGAAACGGTGCAGTGCGTCGGAGCGCTCCCCGGGGGTCGCGCCGGCCCAGCCCGGGTACGCGGCGAGCGCGGCGGCGACCGCCGCGTCGACGTCGGCGGGCCCCGCCAGTTCGTACGTGAACAGATCCCGGCCCGTCGCGGGGTCGACCACGGCGTGCGTACGGCCCGAGGTGCCGGGACGCAGCCGACCGTCGATGAACTGCGCACCGTCCGCGAAGCGGTCCCGCGCGGGGAAGCGGTTGCCCATGGCGCCCTCCGTATTGAGGCTGTCTTCCGGCCGTCGCCGCTGTCGCCTCAGTTGATCCGAAGCCGCGAGTGTTGTTCTGGCTTGAATTGAGTGCCGATACTGGCAGAGCACAGGGCTACCAACAAGTGATTCCGTTGTTGCCTTTTGGTTACGCGACGGAATCGGTTGACCATGTGTCGCTCCACCGCCTTGATCGGCAGACGGACTGTCAGTGGTGGCTGCCACACTCACGTGCATGGGGATGATCACGGTTACGGAGCTGATCGACCGTTCCGGTCGCGGCGTGAAGGTCAGGTATCTGTACTTCTGGGGGCACGTCCCGCGGCCGGACGGCGTGATCGGAGCGACTTGCCTGAGCCAGTGGTGGCAGTCGCCGTTCACGGTCGACGGGGTCGAGTACGCGACGGCGGAGCACTGGATGATGGCCGCCAAGGCCAGGCTCTTCGACGACGCGGAGGCGGAGCGGACTGCACTGGCCGCGTCCGGTCCGGCGGCGGCGAAGAAGGCGGGGCGGCTGGTGCGCGGGTTCGACGAGGCCGTGTGGGAGCGCGAGCGGTCCGGCAT
The nucleotide sequence above comes from Streptomyces sp. NBC_01716. Encoded proteins:
- a CDS encoding gamma-aminobutyraldehyde dehydrogenase, with protein sequence MGNRFPARDRFADGAQFIDGRLRPGTSGRTHAVVDPATGRDLFTYELAGPADVDAAVAAALAAYPGWAGATPGERSDALHRFAAVLAERATEFAEAESLQCGKPIKLSTEFDVPGTVDNAAFFAGAARHLEGASAGEYSGDHTSYVRREPIGVVGSIAPWNYPLQMAAWKILPAVAAGNTIVLKPSELTPFTSLMFAQAAQEAGIPDGVINIVNGAGADAGERLVGHPDVVMTSFTGSTAVGKRVAEIATATVKRLHLELGGKAPFLVFDDADLEAAVQGAVAGSLINTGQDCTAATRAYVQRPLYDAFVSAVAALMETVRLGDPFAPSTDMGPLISHAHRDRVAGIVDRARGYARVVTGGSAPDGADLADGAYYRPTLVVDAAQDSEIVQSEIFGPVLVVLPFDSDDEGIRLANDTPYGLAASVWSRDVYRTGRATREIKAGCVWVNDHIPIISEMPHGGYKASGYGKDMSAYSFDEYTQVKHVMYDNTAVARKDWHRTIFGDRL
- a CDS encoding NADAR family protein, translated to MITVTELIDRSGRGVKVRYLYFWGHVPRPDGVIGATCLSQWWQSPFTVDGVEYATAEHWMMAAKARLFDDAEAERTALAASGPAAAKKAGRLVRGFDEAVWERERSGIVVEGNVHKFRQDDRLRGFLLATGDRVLVEASPRDRIWGIGLAANDERAQDPARWRGLNLLGFALMEARERLRMEAAGA